One genomic region from Flagellimonas oceani encodes:
- a CDS encoding MbnP family protein — protein MKSLYKLSILPFLFVFVISCSDDDSSGDELTGSGMVKIEFDNSVAGDDLILGSSYTNSQNETLTIDRLNYIVGNFRLTDAQGNVFTYPKDQGYFITSEETGNTEVVLMDVPAGRYTTMTFGIGVDQEKYLLGAEGQGDLLTEAESTNMMWSWQAGYKFLNFEGSFTSTTVTEATDFKIHMGSHGSSLDNYKETTLSLGTEALVSDDMTPIIHLVVNAGNILDGDNKISLTEQAVIMVSEEKSPKIAVNTSNMFSVDHVHNGDGSSH, from the coding sequence ATGAAATCATTATATAAATTATCCATCTTACCGTTCTTATTTGTTTTTGTAATCTCTTGTAGTGATGATGACTCTTCCGGAGACGAACTAACGGGATCGGGAATGGTTAAAATCGAATTTGACAACAGCGTTGCCGGGGATGACCTTATTTTGGGCTCTTCGTACACCAACTCCCAAAATGAGACCCTGACCATAGACCGTCTCAATTACATTGTGGGCAATTTTAGGCTCACCGATGCCCAAGGGAACGTATTTACCTATCCCAAGGACCAAGGCTATTTTATAACCAGCGAGGAAACAGGAAATACCGAAGTGGTTTTGATGGATGTCCCTGCCGGCAGATATACCACTATGACCTTTGGTATAGGTGTGGACCAAGAAAAATACCTTTTGGGGGCCGAAGGCCAAGGCGATTTGTTGACAGAGGCAGAAAGCACCAACATGATGTGGTCTTGGCAAGCAGGCTATAAATTTTTGAACTTTGAAGGCTCTTTTACCTCTACGACCGTAACCGAGGCCACAGATTTTAAAATCCATATGGGAAGCCACGGTTCCAGTTTGGACAACTATAAGGAGACTACCTTAAGTTTGGGCACCGAAGCTTTGGTAAGCGATGACATGACCCCAATTATTCATCTTGTTGTCAATGCAGGCAATATTTTGGACGGGGACAACAAAATATCGCTAACAGAACAGGCCGTGATTATGGTGAGTGAGGAAAAATCACCAAAAATCGCTGTGAATACTTCAAATATGTTCAGTGTGGACCATGTTCACAATGGAGATGGAAGCTCACATTAA
- a CDS encoding PAS domain-containing protein: protein MVNESNIRISPLLSFDFYLENYHKLMGQLRKEFELKQMRSILRNNIGDNIQHIIKTEDYEALVITDLNQAIVWVNDGFTEMTGYHKNYALGKKPSFLQGEKTSEATKQKIREKLKTEHGYEGSILNYRKNGEAYRCRIKIIPLYDSKKQLTHFIALERELLAA from the coding sequence ATGGTAAACGAAAGTAACATCCGCATTTCACCATTGCTCAGTTTCGATTTTTATCTCGAAAACTATCACAAGTTGATGGGGCAGCTTAGAAAGGAATTTGAACTAAAGCAGATGAGATCAATATTGAGAAATAATATTGGCGACAACATTCAGCATATTATAAAAACCGAGGATTACGAAGCTTTGGTCATTACCGACCTGAATCAGGCCATAGTCTGGGTAAATGATGGTTTTACAGAAATGACAGGCTACCATAAAAACTATGCACTGGGCAAAAAACCTAGTTTTCTTCAAGGAGAAAAGACATCGGAAGCAACCAAACAGAAAATTAGGGAAAAGCTCAAAACCGAACACGGCTATGAGGGCTCCATACTAAATTATAGAAAGAATGGAGAGGCCTACCGGTGCCGAATAAAAATAATCCCATTGTATGATTCCAAAAAACAGCTGACCCATTTTATTGCGTTGGAGCGGGAATTGTTGGCCGCTTAA